In Ictidomys tridecemlineatus isolate mIctTri1 chromosome 16, mIctTri1.hap1, whole genome shotgun sequence, a single genomic region encodes these proteins:
- the LOC144371391 gene encoding putative polypeptide N-acetylgalactosaminyltransferase 8, whose amino-acid sequence MYCVEVPKVAFLHSLENKISRLPLGCQENSQSIHARSYLLVESGRSHEPKHRNLGVLFQNSGIDYGDISSRIALRKKLKCKTFDWYLKNVYPLLKPTLNIVGYGRMKNSLDKSICLDQGPVPGNTPIMHPCHEFSPQNIYYHQTGEFYMGNLIAEANSDDRCLTDPGHGENPTLEPCSTAAQSGLHIHWDFKQGRAIINRDTKQCLEIRKHSFGAYMLVLQKCTMQIQYVIRNWDQTDVQ is encoded by the exons ATGTACTGTG TGGAGGTCCCCAAGGTTGCTTTTCTACATtccctggaaaataaaatatcaaggtTACCTCTAGGCTGCCAGGAAAATTCTCAGTCCATTCATGCAAGGTCATACTTATTAGTGGAGTCAGGAAGGTCTCATGAACCAAAGCATAGAAATCTTGGTGTTTTATTTCAGAACTCTGGAATTGATTATGGAGACATTTCTTCCAGAATTGCACTCCGGaagaaattgaaatgtaaaaCTTTTGACTGGTACCTGAAAAATGTTTATCCACTCTTGAAGCCGACCCTCAACATTGTGGGCTATGGAAGA atgAAAAACTCATTGGATAAGAGTATCTGCCTGGATCAAGGACCTGTGCCAGGCAATACCCCCATCATGCATCCCTGCCATGAATTCAGTCCACAG AACATCTATTACCACCAAACTGGGGAATTCTACATGGGAAATCTGATTGCAGAGGCAAACTCTGATGACCGCTGCCTCACAGATCCTGGCCATGGGGAAAATCCTACTTTAGAGCCATGTTCTACGGCAGCCCAAAGTGGACTACACATACATTGGGATTTTAAACAG ggAAGAGCCATCATAAACAGGGACACCAAACAGTGTCTGGAGATCAGGAAGCACTCTTTTGGTGCCTACATGCTTGTGCTGCAGAAGTGTACCATGCAAATTCAGTACGTCATCAGAAACTGGGATCAGACCGATGTCCAGTGA